ATTTAAGATGTGAAGTATTAACAAGTGAAAATAATAGTAAAGAAAGAGAAAATTTAATTTAAAGATTCAAAAATAAAGAAATAAATTATTTATGTGTCAAAGATATTTTAAATGAAAGTGTTGATGTACCTAACATAGACAGAATAATATTTTTAACACCTACTAATTCATTATTAATTTATTTACAACAATTAGGACGAGGCTTAAGAAAAACACCGGATAAAAAATTACAAATTTATGATTTTGTAAATAACGTTGACCTATATGTTAATAAGCAATATGATCCGTTCCTATTATATAAAGCATTTAAAAAAGAAAATAATTTTAAAATCAGCGAATTAATGAGTAAAAATTTTAAAATAGGTTCATTTTTGCCAAATGGATCTGAAATACATATAGACTATTTAACTCGAAATGATTTAATTGAAAAAATTAGAAAATATGAGTCGAATAAAAAAATTAACAATATAATTAATGAATATTCTAGTGAAATTTCATATGAAAATTATAAAAAAATGTTTTTTGAGAATCAAATGAGAGATGATTTTACACCATTTAAAATTTACGCTAAAAGTAAAACATTTATAAAAGACAATTTAAAATTTGTAATTATTTTAGCAAGAATGTCAATAAATAATAACAAAAACGTTATAAAGCGATGAATTGAAATAGTAAAATCAAGAAAAATAAATTTAAATATGATTGAAGACAAATTATTTATAGCTAATTTTTGTAATAATAAAATAACAATTAACAATAAAGAATTTGAAAAAAATCTTTTAAAAATATTGAGATTTTATAAAAACCAATGTAACTATCTTTGAAGAACTGCTGTATTTATTTCAGTATAAAGTTGAAGTTGAAGAGTTAATTGAAAATAATGATGTTGAAAGAAATCATTAGAAATTGAAAATTTACGAAACATGTACGTAACTTATGACCAAATTTATGTTCTTTTAAACAATGGTATAGTTGAAAATAAATTTAAAAAAAACTCATCTGTTCAAGGTATTTTTGAAGTATCTAAATTTAAATATGCAATATCTGCTTCTTCATTAACTAAAGAAAGAGAACATAAGCATACTAACTATTTTTCTAATAAGGATGAGCTATTAAGTTGAGAATCACCTGATTGTTGAAAATATAGTGATAATGAAAAACTCGATTTAATCAAAAATAAATATTATGTTTTTTATCAATCAGATGAAACTGTTGAACTATTTGATAATACTATTAGAAAATACATAGGTAATATAAAAAAAATTGAACAAAGAGAATCAATAAAAAATAACAAAGAAAACAAAGAAAATAAGATTAAATATAAACTTAAAATTTCATAAAGTTATAGCGTTCTATTACAAAAAAATAAAAAAATAAAAAAATAAAATCTTTCTTAGGTGGAAAATTTTTGAGACATTTTCTGGAATTGGAGCTCAACATAAAGCTCTTGAAATCTTAAAAAATAAGATTCTTGATTATGAAATAGTGGCTACAAGTGAGTGAGATATTTGAGCTAACATATCTTATAATGCAGTTAATCACAATAATTTTAATATTGCACTAAATTTAACTAATGAAGAAATAGATTCATTTTTGTTAAAATTTACGCATTCAAACGATTCCAAAAGTCCAATGACGAAAGAACAAGTTTTAAAATTGCCTCGCTTAGTTAAGGAAATTTGTATAGTTCTATAGGTTACTACACGCAAACTTATGTTTTAGAAGCAAATAAATATGGAACACCGCAAAATAGAAAAAGAGTTTTTGCATTTAGTGTTAGAAAAAATATATCTAAAAATTTTAAAGACACTTTTTAAACAAGCAATGGTTCAATCATAAAAGAAACGAATGCTCCAGTTGACATAAGCAATCAAATTAAGATCAAAAAAAATATATATGAAATTCTTAAAAAAGATTAAAGTATTGTAAAATATAAAGAAGAAGCAAGTAAGGCTACACCTAATAGAACAAAAAGCAGAAAAAAATGTTTGAAAATAATAAAATGCTTTCGACAAAAGTGCAAACTAACATAAAAAAGCATAAAAATAATGCATTTACTAAAGACGACAATATATATAGCTTGTTTCTTCAAAAATTACTACGAAGCAACATAGAGATCCAAATGCAGGAGTCATAAATTTAAAAGGAAAAATTTTGGAAGATAAATTTAATTATAAGATGAATATAAAAAAAGCGATTTTAGACTTTTAACACCAAGAGAATGTTTTTTATTAATGAGCTTTGAAGAAAATGACTTTCAAAAAGTTCTTAACGTTTCATATGAAATAAATTTATATCATATGAAAAGAAATAAATACTTAGGCGATGCTGTTTTATATAGGCAAAGCGGTAACAGTATAGTTGTTAATGTGTTAGTTGCAATATTTAATAAAATAGCAGAAATTGAAGGGAAATTGAAAAATGAAAAGTAGTGATTTTGAAAAAAACGTTAAAGAACTATATTTTAAAATTTCTGGATTAGAATTTGAATTAACAAATTCTAAGTAATGAAAAATTAAAACTAGCATTAAGACTATGATAAAAAGTTTGTACAAAATTAAAGGAAAATTTAATGAATTGAATTTTGAATATGATGAAAAGAGTAATAAGTATTTGATCAATGGAGATCTAAATGGCATTGTAGATAGTACATTTAGACAATACTTTATAATAGGTTATATATTAGGTGTTTTTGAAATTGATAAAGAAGTCGCTTTTGCTGAGTCGTTTTATGATTATGCTCTTAAAAAAGAAAAAATTTATTTTAACAAATGATTTTTGCGATAAAGCGAATTATCAAATGTTTTTATTAGATATAAACTTATTTAAAAGAATCAAAGAAGCTCTTATGTGAGTTACTCCTGACTCATTTATTTAGGAGCCTACAGTAAAATTTATTTTTACATTATGTACTTAAGCAGTTGCGTTTAAAAGTAATTCACTTGAGTTAATGATTAATTTTTTTAGATTCATACAAATAAAAGAAAAATACAAAAATTATTGGTGCAATTGATGAGTATAACTATCAAAAAGAAATAGCAGTTAAATTTGCTAATTTTATTTAAAGGAGAAAAAATGGAAATTAATTTATTTAAAAAATTTTATAATTATCTATCTTTGCAGGAATTATCATATTTAAAAATCATTGAGTCAAAAATAAGAAGAGAAAAAGAGGATATAGCAAATAATATTTCAATTGAAATATCTAAAATATTGGAATCAAAATGAACAGGATTTTAGAGGCAAATGGAACATATTTAGCATCTTATGAAAAAACTTCAAAAGTAATTTTTGATAAAGTTTGTAATCTTT
This region of Mesoplasma melaleucae genomic DNA includes:
- a CDS encoding DNA cytosine methyltransferase encodes the protein MYSSIGYYTQTYVLEANKYGTPQNRKRVFAFSVRKNISKNFKDTF